The Vicia villosa cultivar HV-30 ecotype Madison, WI linkage group LG1, Vvil1.0, whole genome shotgun sequence genome includes a region encoding these proteins:
- the LOC131660242 gene encoding V-type proton ATPase catalytic subunit A-like, with product MVRSVIILESCLCDAYTPAGEPIPTNKRHKAAEIFSNPKVDGEIPWYVTQNMSNCWLYAISVYEETAGLMVNDPVLRTHKPLSVELGPGILGNIFDGIQRPLKTIARISADVYIPRGVSVPALDKDTLWEFQPKKIGTYCSILW from the exons ATGGTAAGAAGTGTTATTATACTTGAAAGCT GTCTTTGCGATGCGTATACACCAGCAGGTGAGCCTATCCCTACAAATAAGAGACACAAAGctgctgaaatcttcagtaacccAAAGGTTGATGGCGAAATTCCATGGTACGTCACACAAAACATGTCCAACTGTTGGTTGTATGCAATTTCAGTGTACGAGGAAACTGCTGGGTTGATGGTTAATGACCCGGTGTTACGTACACACAAG CCATTGTCTGTGGAGTTGGGACCTGGAATATTGGGAAATATTTTTGATGGAATTCAG AGGCCTTTGAAAACCATTGCAAGAATATCTGCTGATGTCTATATTCCCCGTGGTGTTTCTGTTCCCGCTCTTGACAAAGATACACTTTGGGAATTTCAGCCTAAGAAAATTGGTACATATTGTTCCATTTTATGGTGA